Below is a window of Sulfitobacter sp. SK012 DNA.
GATTTCTTTGGCTTTTCCCCAAAAGATGCCGCGATCCTTGATCCTCAGCACCGCAAGTTTCTCGAAGTGGCGTGGGAAGCGATGGAGCAGGCAGGTCACCCACCTGAGACAATCCCCGGACCCGTTGGGGTCTATGCGGGATGCGGCATGGGCAGCTATTTCTATTTTAACATCTGCTCGAACCCCGACTTGGTGGATGACGTGGGCATGTTCTTGCTGCGCCATACGGGCAACGACAAGGATTTCCTCAGCACACGGGTCAGCCATGTGTTCGACCTCAAAGGCCCCTCGATAAACCTGCAAACGGCCTGTTCAACATCGCTGGTTGCGATCCATTATGCCTGTCAGGCGTTGCACGCAGGCGAGGTCGATATGGCGCTAGCGGGCGGCGTGACCATCGAGTTGCCGCAGGGGCGTGGCTATGAGTTCAAGGAAAACGAAATCCTTTCGCCGGACGGTCATTGCCATGCCTTTGATCACCGCGCGCAAGGCACTGTTTTTGGTTCTGGCGCGGGCGCAGTCGCATTGCGCAGGCTTGATGATGCGATTGCTGATGGCGATCACATCTGGGCGGTGATCAAGGGCTCTGCAGTCAATAATGATGGCGCGGCCAAGGCAGGCTATTTGGCACCGTCCGTGGATGGCCAATCTGCGGCAATCGTTAAGGCGCTGGATGCTGCAGGGGTTGCTGCGCAAAGTATCGGCTATGTGGAATGTCATGGCACCGGCACCTATCTGGGTGATCCGATTGAGGTTGCGGCCTTGACGGAAGCTTACCGCCAATCGACGCAAGCTGAGGATTTTTGCCGCATCGGCTCGGTAAAGACCAACATCGGCCATCTAGATACGGCAGCTGGCGTTGCCGGGCTGGTCAAGGCAGCCCTGGCACTACATCACGAGGCGATGCCGCCGTCGCTCGGGTTTGAGAAACCGAACCCCGCGATTGGATTTGAGGGCAGCCCGTTTTCGGTCAACGCTTCATTGACGCCGTGGCCACGGGGCGATGCGTCTCGGCGGGCAGCGATCAACGCGCTGGGGGTTGGTGGCACAAATGCGCATACGATCTTGCAAGAGGCTCCGGTCCGTGCCGCATCCGAAGAAAGCGATTTTCCGTTTCATCCAATGGTGGTTTCGGCCCGCAGCAAGGCGGCACTCGAGGCCAATACCGCCGCACTTGCGGCGCATTTGCGCGCCCATCCAGAACAGCCCATGGCAGATTTAGCGCATACGTTGAAAAACGGACGGCGTGGGTTTGAAAAGCGCCGCATTGTCGTCGCCGAAACCCACGAGGAAGCCGCCGCGGCGCTTGAGACAGGTGATACCCGACGGGTCTTTACCCATGATCATCTGGGCGAGGGCGCTCAGGTTGTGTTCATGTTCCCCGGTGGGGGCGCGCAATATCCTGACATGGCGCGTGATCTTTATGAAACTGAACCCGCTTTTGCCGAAGCGATGGATCAGGGGCTGGCACATCTGCAGGCGCAGCTGGATTACGACATTCGCGCCCTGTGGTTGCCGGAGCCTGAGGCCCGTGCGGCGGCGACGGAAAAGCTAAAGAAACCGTCGGTCCAATTGCCTTTGATTGCGATTGTCGAATACGCTTTGGCGCAGTTGTGGATTAGCTGGGGGGTCAAACCCAGCGCCATGGTTGGCCATTCGATGGGTGAAAATGTTGCTGCCTGCCTTGCTGGTGTGATGAGTTTTGAAAACCTGATTGATCTGGTGCTGCTGCGTGGTCAGCTCTTTGACAGCGTAGCCCCCGGCGGGATGCTGAGCGTTTCGCTCAGCCGTGCTGATCTGGAAGGCTATCTGAGCGAAGATCTGGACATTGCCAGCGTCAATGGCCCGCAACTAACGGCCGTGTCTGGCCCTGATGCGGCCCTTGCTGCATTGCAAGAGCGGCTAAGTGCGGATGATGTCGATTGGCAGCGCATAGCCATCGATATTGCAGCCCATTCGCGGATGCTGGAGCCGATCTTGGCCGAGTACCGTGCGTTTCTGGCCACGCTTGATCTGCAAGCCCCGCAGATGCCGTTTGTTTCCAATCGCAGCGGCCAAATGATCACTTCGGCACAAGCAACGGACCCCGACTACTGGGTGGGTCAGCTGCGCAATACTGTCAATTTCGCCGATTGCATTGATACGCTGGCCGCTGGCCCGAAACGGGTATTCTTGGAAGTTGGGCCCGGCAAGGCGTTGTCGTCCCTGGCCCCTATGTGTGCCGCCGTGGTACCGGGGCAAGTGCTGGCGTCCTTGCGGCACTCTGATCAAGACGTGGCAGATGACGCATATTTCATCGGCGTCATTGGGCGGCTTTGGGCATGCGGCGTCGAGGCGGATTGGGATCAGTTGTGGGGGGAGGCGCGGCGCAATCGGGTCTTGCTGCCGACCTATCAATTCCAACGCAGTCCTTATTTCATAGCCCCCGGCAAAGCGGTCGTGGAAGCCGAACCGGTCATCGCACGTTCAGATGACATGGCCGAGTGGGGCGCTGTCCCGCGCTGGACACCGCAGTTCGCGGATGTTGATGCCGATCTGGATGCGGCGCTACTGGCAGCAAAAGAAACGCGTTGGTTGATCTTTGCGGATGCCGGCGGTGTTGCTAACGCTGTGATCGCACGGTTGCAAGATGCGGGTCACCGGGTTGCGACTGTACGCGCCGGCGACAGCTTTGCTGATTTGGGTGAGGGGAACTTTACGCTGGCCCCTGAACAGGGCCGCGACGGCTATGATGCGCTTATTGCAGCGCTTAGCTTGACGGATATGGGGCCTGATCAGATCGGGCATTTCTGGCTGGCTGGGCAGGACGAAGACCACCGCCCCGGCAGCAGTGTCTTTGACCGAAATATGGAGCACGGGTTCTACAGCTTGATGTGGTTAGGCCAAGCGCTTGGCAGTCGCGATGGGGCTGATCCGGTGCATTTAAACGTCTTCACGACCGGCGCTGTACAGGTCCGAGACGAGGCGTTGGCCTTTCCTGAAAAAGCGATGATCAGCGGCCCCGCTGGGGTGTTGCCGCGCGAAGTGTCTGGGTTAACCTGTAGCACGGTCGATTTTGTGATGCCGGAGCCGCAGGTCGCATCCGGATTCTGGGCCCGTAAACCCGAGGACGTTGACACCCAAGACATGACCGACCGACTGATCGAGGATCTGTTGGCAACGCCGGTGAATGCTGTCGTCGCTCACCGCGATGCGCGGCGTTACGTGCAAAGCTTTGCCGCACAGAACTTGGAGGCAGCGGATGTCCCTGGTTTCCAACAGGGTGGTACATATTTGATCACCGGTGGATTTGGCGGCATTGGCCAAACCATCGCGGCACAGCTCTTGAAATCTTACGGCGCGCGGGTTGTCCTGCTAAGCCGGACACCGTTTCCACCCAAGGCGGAGTGGGCAGAATACCTGTCTTCGCGTGCGGCTGGAAACGCGACGGCGCAGCGTATTAGGGCGGTTAGACGGCTCGAGGCTCTGGGCGGTCAGGTCGACGTGCGGGTCGCAGATGTGGTTAACCTTGCGCAGATGCGCCGGGTGATTGAGGCACTGATGGCCGAGGGCAACATCGCCGGTGTGATCCATGCCGCAGGGGTTCTGGATGATGCGCCCGTGTTGGCCAAGACCCAAGCGGCCGTGGATGCGGTTTTGGCTCCCAAGGTCCAAGGCCTGCGGGTGCTTGATGCACTTTTGCCGGATGGCACGGTCGATCTGATGGTGCTTTTTGCATCAACCAGCACAGCGACGCGGGCGGCAGGACAGGTGGATTACGTTGCCGCCAATGATTACCTCAACGCGTTTGCGCGGTCGCGCAAAGGGGCGCAAACCCGCGTAGTTGCGGTGAATTGGGGTGTCTGGGCGGACGTTGGCATGGCCGCTGAAGCGTTTGGTGCTGAGACTGCGGGACCGCAGCCGGTGAACCTTCCTATGCTCGCAAGTAGCATGGTCAAGGCGGGCGGAGATGCCGTATTTGAGGCCTCCCTTGATGCCAAAGCGGATTGGTTCTTGGATCAGCACCGGATGGAAGATGGCACAGCCGTGATGCCTGGCACCGGGATGATCGAAGCCTTGGCCGAGGCGGCACAACTTCAAGGGTCGGCGACTGGGTTTTCTTTGCAAGACCTCTATTTCTTGCGCCCGCTAAGCATGAGCGAAGGCACCTTGCGGCAGATGCGTGTGCAACTACACCGCGACGGAGAAGGCTATGCCGCTGAGTTGCGCAGCGATGTCGTGTTTGAAGGCCGCGCGGGTTGGCAGCTGAATGCGCAGGCTCAGGTCGTGCCGTTGACGGGGACCGCCCCGGCGGTTGACCTGGATGCAATTGCCGCCAGATGTGGCCCCATCGAAGAGGCTGGCGCGACGCGTCTGCGGACCCCACAAGAGGCGCATCTGGCCTTTGGGGCGCAGTGGCAGGTTTTGCGCAGCCGCGCATTGGGCAAAGGCGAGGGGCTGGCGCGTTTGGTGCTTGAAGAAGCCCTGACCGACGGCCAAATCTTGCATCCTGGCTTGATGGACATCGCGACCGGTTGGGCGGTTGAACTCGCCGCTTCATATGATGCTGCGGACCTGTGGGTGCCTGTGTCTTACGGCGAGATCGCCATTCACGCGCCCTTGCCGCGTGAGGTGATCAGTTGGGTGCGCGCTGCTGCAGAAACGGCGCGCGACACCGCGCGGTTTGATGTGACGCTCTGTGCGCCCGATGGCACCGTGCTGGTCGAAGTGCGTGATTTTTCGATGACCCGACTGGTTGGCGGCTTTGCGGCGCAAACCGCAGCACTGGACCCTCGCGAGGTTGAATTTGACGAAGGCACCGGGGCCGAGCGCGTGCTGAGTGCGGCGGAAGAACGACTGGCCTATGCCGTCAGCCAAGGTATCATGGCTGCCGAGGGCCCTGAGGCGCTTGAGCGCGCTTTGTCTTCGGGCCGGTCGCAGATTTATGTGAGTGCGCTTCCGTTGGCAGCATTGGTCAAACAGGCCGATGCGCCGCCCGTTGAAATTAGCGCGGGTCAGAGTTTTGAACGGCCCGACTTGGACGGAACCTTTGTGGCCCCAAGCACGCCGACGCAAGAAAAACTGGCTGTGATCTGGTCCAATTTACTTGGTGTGTCGCCAGTAGGCGTCGAAGATAGTTTTTTTGATCTTGGCGGGCATTCATTGATTGCTGTGCGCCTTTTTGCCACCATCAAGCGTGAGTTCGGCGTGGAATTCCCGATCTCCGTTCTGTTTGAGGCCCCGACCATCGCGGGTTGTGCAGATTTGATTGTCGCTCAGATCGGTGAAGGGGAGGCCGGGGATGATGCCCCAGCCAAAGTCCCCGCGGGCCCAAGCTTTAGCTATCTGGTGCCGCTCAATGGGGTCAAAAATACCGCTGCACCGCTGTTTGTGGTCGCGGGCATGTTTGGCAATGTGTTGAACCTACGCCATCTGGCGTTGCAATTTGGATCAGAACGCGCGGTTTACGGGCTGCAAGCGCGCGGGTTGATCGGGGAGGATACCCCGCATGAGACTGTCCAAGAGGCCGCGACGGCGTATCTCGAAGAGCTGCGCCAGGTTCAGCCAGAAGGGCCCTATTTGCTATCGGGGTTTTCAGGCGGAGGGGTCACGGCCTACGAGATGGCGCAACGGTTGCGGGCGGTCGGCCAGGAGGTCGCTGTTTTGGCGCTGTTGGACACGCCGCTGCCGGTGCGCCCATCGTTGAGGCGACCTGACAAAGCTTTGATAAAGCTGCACGAACTGCGCCAGAAGGGCCCCAAGTACCTGAGTGAATGGGCGCAAAATCGCATCGCTTGGGAGCGTGAGAAACGCCAAGCTGGGACTACGGCACCGCAAGTTGGGTTCAACAACACCAAGATCGAAGCCGCGTTTTTGCGCGCTGTTGGCTGTTATGATACGCCTGCATGGGACGGCCCAATGACGTTGCTGCGCCCCGTGCTGGACTGCCATTACAAAGTGACGGGCGGCAACTGGGTATCAGCGGAACGAGAGTATGTTTTTGCCGACAATGATTGGACACGTTATGCGCCGCTGGTGCAGGTGATCGAAGTGCCGGGAGACCATGACAGCATGGTTTTGAACCCCAATGTCGTTGTCATGGCGTCTGAGCTGCGCGAGGTCATTGCCGAGGCGTTAGGTCTGGCGCAGGACTGGCAGCACGCGACGGCGGCGGAGTAGGGCGATGCACACAAGATTGCTTGTCGTTTTGTTAAATTTCCGCACGCCGGATATGACCTTGCGCGCCGCCGAGGCAGCACTTGCTGACATGGATCAACAGGGTGCTGAACTGGTCATCGTTGATAACGCGTCCGGAGATGGGTCGTTTGATAAACTCACCTCGGCAGTGCTGGCGCGTGGCTGGACAGTTGGCAACCGGGTTCGGGTCATTGCATCACCGGTCAATGGCGGTTTTGGCGCGGGCAACAATGTTGGCATTCGCGCAGGCATGAGCGACGGTGCGCCGGCTGATTTTGTCTATATCCTGAACTCTGATGCCTTCCCTGATCCGGGCTGTATCGGCACGCTGTTGTCGCATATGCAGGCCCACCCAAAAGTGGGCATCGCTGGCAGCCATGTGCGCGGCGAGGACGGTGTGGATCACTGCACCGCATTCCGCTTTCCCTCCATCGTCGGGGAGTTCGAAGGATCTGCACGACTGGGCGTATTTTCGCGGTTGTTTGCTGGGTCGGTTGTACCAATGGGCGTTCCACAAGTGGCGACGCGTCTGGATTGGACAGCGGGTGCCAGCATGATGCTGCGCGGCGAGATGCTTGAGCGGATCGGGGCCTTTGATGAGACCTTTTTCCTCTATTTCGAAGAGACCGATTTATGTCTGCGCGCGGCGCGCGATGGTTGGGAATGTTGGTACCTGCCCCAAAGCCGTGTGGTGCATATTGGGTCTGTATCAACGGGCATGAAAACTTGGGAACGTATGCCGCGCTATTGGTTTGATTCCCGTCGTTACTATTTTGTTAAAAATCACGGTAGGGCCTATGCGGCCGCAGCGTTGCTGGCGCATCTGACTGGCGGCGCTTTGCACCGGTTGCGTGCGCTTTTGGGCCGCCGCCACCCGCAAGATCCCCCTAGATTCCTTGGTGATCTGCTGGCCCATGCCGTCACATCACGCGTACCTGTTTCGGAGGACCGCACATGACTGCGAGTTTCAATCCCGCTGCCTTTTCCTGCGTCATCCTAGGAGATCAATCGCTGACCATTGCCTGCGCGGATATGATCTTAGCAGGCGGCCATAACGTTGCGGCGATCGTGACAGAAGATGCGGATGTGCGCCGTTGGGCCGAAGGGCTGGGCATTGCGGTGTACGGCGCTCCGCGCGATCTGGTTGGTGCTGGGCTTGACCCGTTTGACTGGTTGCTGAGCATCGCGAACCTGCGGATCATCCCTGATGACGTGTTGGCACTGCCGGGCAAAGGCGCTGTTAATTTTCACGACGGCCCGTTGCCACGCTACGCGGGGCTCAACACGCCTGCATGGGCGATCATCAACGGCGAAGCACAGCACGGTGTCAGCTGGCACATGCTGGAAGGTGGCGTGGATGAAGGCGATCTGCTGGCGCAGGTGTTGGTTGATATCGCGGCTGATGAGACAGCATTCAGCCTGAATTCCAAATGCTACGCAGCCGGGATGGAGAGCTTTGGCACAGTCATGGCACAGGTTGAAAGCGGTGCGCTTGCCCGTGTGGCGCAAGACCTGAGTTTGCGCAGTTATTTTGCTCGTGATGCGCGGCCTGTGCCATTTGGTTTGATCGATTTTACCAAAACCGTGGCACAGGTATCAGCGCTGCTGCGGGGGCTTGATTTTGGTGGCTATTGGAACCCGTTGGGCCTTCCTAAGGTCGCGTTGCAAGGCCGGGGAATGCAGGTGACAGCTGCTGAAGCCGCAGCTGGTTCTGGCGCGCCCGGAACGGTCTTGGATGTGGCGGATGGTGCCATTGTGGTGGCCTGTACAGACGGTGCCGTACGGTTGACGGGTGTTGGACTCCAAGATGTGGCAATTGGTGATGTGCTAGATGCTGCGGATGCGGCGCTAGAGGCCGCGCAAGATCGTGCAGCAAAGGGCGAGGGCCGCTGGCGGCATGCGCTGGGGCGGATGGAACTGCTTGGCGTGCCATTGGGTGGTGACGCGGGTGAAACGCTTGCACAAACCGTTGCGATCCCTGCTGGGACAAGTCGAGCCGAGGCGATTGCTGCTATCGGCACAATGGCGCTTTTGGGCGCTGGGCAGGATGCAGGTGATATTGGCGTTGCCGTGGAAACGGGCTTTGCCGGGTACCTCTCTGATTGGCTGCCGTTGCGCGTTGGGGACGGGGACGTTGCAGCGCAGCTGGACAAGATTGTGGGCGCGCAAGGCTTTGCCGTTGATCTGCCAGAGCGCGATACTCAGATAGTCGCAGGTCGCCCAGACATCATGCTGACGGATGGCAGGCTGGATGACAATTCGGTGCTGAGTATTGGCGTGATCGAGGCAGAGATCACTCTGACCTCATCGCAGCTGTCTCAACCGGCGATGGACATATTGGTGGCCCGCCTTGAGACGGCGCTGGCGGGCACATTGGAACCGCGTAGTTTGCCTGAAGCAGAGCGCACGCTGACCCTTGAGACATGGAATAATACAAAGAGGTCTTACGATCCGTCAACGTTGATCCACACTGCGTTTGAGGCGCAGGTTTCGCGTTCGCCTGATGCGGTTGCATTGGTTTTTGAAGGGCAATCGCTAAGTTACGCCGAGCTTAACGCCCGCGCGAACCGGGTGGCACATGTCTTGAGGGATATGGGTGCCGGACCCGGGATCCCCATCGGACTGAGCATCGCGCGAGGGCCTGATATGCTGATTGGCGCGCTTGGTATTCTAAAAACGGGTGGGGCGTATGTGCCGCTTGATCCCGGCTATCCTGCCGACCGGATCGCGCATTATATCGCGGATAGTGCAGCGCCCATCATTGTGACCCAAAGCGCGCTTGCTGATGGCCTGCCTAAAGGGGACGCGGCGCTTTTGGTGCTGGATACTGATGCGCGTCTGGACGGGGCCCCTGAGGGGAACCTGGACGTTGCGCTAACGGCCGAGAGACTCGCATATTTGATCTATACATCGGGATCCACCGGGACGCCCAAAGGCGTGATGGTCGGTCACGGCAATGTCGCCAATTTCTTTACAGGCATGGATGAACGGATTGACCATTCTGATGGCTCCGTCTGGCTTGCGGTGACCAGCCTTTCGTTCGATATCTCGGTGCTAGAGCTGTTCTGGACGCTGTCGCGCGGCTTTAAGCTGGTGCTTGCGGGCGATGACAGTCGCACAGAACTGAGCCGCGGACCTATCGCCGTGTCGGACCGCAAGATTGATTTCAATCTGTTTTATTGGGGTAATGATGATGGCGTCGGTCCAGCGAAATACCAGTTGTTGCTGGAGGGTGCGAAATTCGCGGATGCCAATGGTTTCAATGCGGTTTGGACTCCTGAGCGGCATTTTCACGCCTTTGGCGGCCCTTATCCGAACCCGTCGGTCACTGGTGCTGCGGTTGCTGCGGTCACGCAAAATCTGGACGTAAGGGCAGGGTCCTGCGTTGCTCCGCTGCATCATCCGGCGCGCATCGCCGAGGAATGGGCGGTCATCGACAACCTTACGAACGGGCGTGTAGGCCTCGCGATTGCCAGCGGCTGGCAGCCTGATGATTTTGTGTTACGCCCCGAAAACGCCCCCCCTGAAAACAAGCCTGCGATGTA
It encodes the following:
- a CDS encoding type I polyketide synthase, translating into MGAGTSTDIAIVGMSVNVPGAQSVETYWENLRDGVESIRRLDDAALLAAGESLEKMRRKNYVPAAAVLDGFEEFDADFFGFSPKDAAILDPQHRKFLEVAWEAMEQAGHPPETIPGPVGVYAGCGMGSYFYFNICSNPDLVDDVGMFLLRHTGNDKDFLSTRVSHVFDLKGPSINLQTACSTSLVAIHYACQALHAGEVDMALAGGVTIELPQGRGYEFKENEILSPDGHCHAFDHRAQGTVFGSGAGAVALRRLDDAIADGDHIWAVIKGSAVNNDGAAKAGYLAPSVDGQSAAIVKALDAAGVAAQSIGYVECHGTGTYLGDPIEVAALTEAYRQSTQAEDFCRIGSVKTNIGHLDTAAGVAGLVKAALALHHEAMPPSLGFEKPNPAIGFEGSPFSVNASLTPWPRGDASRRAAINALGVGGTNAHTILQEAPVRAASEESDFPFHPMVVSARSKAALEANTAALAAHLRAHPEQPMADLAHTLKNGRRGFEKRRIVVAETHEEAAAALETGDTRRVFTHDHLGEGAQVVFMFPGGGAQYPDMARDLYETEPAFAEAMDQGLAHLQAQLDYDIRALWLPEPEARAAATEKLKKPSVQLPLIAIVEYALAQLWISWGVKPSAMVGHSMGENVAACLAGVMSFENLIDLVLLRGQLFDSVAPGGMLSVSLSRADLEGYLSEDLDIASVNGPQLTAVSGPDAALAALQERLSADDVDWQRIAIDIAAHSRMLEPILAEYRAFLATLDLQAPQMPFVSNRSGQMITSAQATDPDYWVGQLRNTVNFADCIDTLAAGPKRVFLEVGPGKALSSLAPMCAAVVPGQVLASLRHSDQDVADDAYFIGVIGRLWACGVEADWDQLWGEARRNRVLLPTYQFQRSPYFIAPGKAVVEAEPVIARSDDMAEWGAVPRWTPQFADVDADLDAALLAAKETRWLIFADAGGVANAVIARLQDAGHRVATVRAGDSFADLGEGNFTLAPEQGRDGYDALIAALSLTDMGPDQIGHFWLAGQDEDHRPGSSVFDRNMEHGFYSLMWLGQALGSRDGADPVHLNVFTTGAVQVRDEALAFPEKAMISGPAGVLPREVSGLTCSTVDFVMPEPQVASGFWARKPEDVDTQDMTDRLIEDLLATPVNAVVAHRDARRYVQSFAAQNLEAADVPGFQQGGTYLITGGFGGIGQTIAAQLLKSYGARVVLLSRTPFPPKAEWAEYLSSRAAGNATAQRIRAVRRLEALGGQVDVRVADVVNLAQMRRVIEALMAEGNIAGVIHAAGVLDDAPVLAKTQAAVDAVLAPKVQGLRVLDALLPDGTVDLMVLFASTSTATRAAGQVDYVAANDYLNAFARSRKGAQTRVVAVNWGVWADVGMAAEAFGAETAGPQPVNLPMLASSMVKAGGDAVFEASLDAKADWFLDQHRMEDGTAVMPGTGMIEALAEAAQLQGSATGFSLQDLYFLRPLSMSEGTLRQMRVQLHRDGEGYAAELRSDVVFEGRAGWQLNAQAQVVPLTGTAPAVDLDAIAARCGPIEEAGATRLRTPQEAHLAFGAQWQVLRSRALGKGEGLARLVLEEALTDGQILHPGLMDIATGWAVELAASYDAADLWVPVSYGEIAIHAPLPREVISWVRAAAETARDTARFDVTLCAPDGTVLVEVRDFSMTRLVGGFAAQTAALDPREVEFDEGTGAERVLSAAEERLAYAVSQGIMAAEGPEALERALSSGRSQIYVSALPLAALVKQADAPPVEISAGQSFERPDLDGTFVAPSTPTQEKLAVIWSNLLGVSPVGVEDSFFDLGGHSLIAVRLFATIKREFGVEFPISVLFEAPTIAGCADLIVAQIGEGEAGDDAPAKVPAGPSFSYLVPLNGVKNTAAPLFVVAGMFGNVLNLRHLALQFGSERAVYGLQARGLIGEDTPHETVQEAATAYLEELRQVQPEGPYLLSGFSGGGVTAYEMAQRLRAVGQEVAVLALLDTPLPVRPSLRRPDKALIKLHELRQKGPKYLSEWAQNRIAWEREKRQAGTTAPQVGFNNTKIEAAFLRAVGCYDTPAWDGPMTLLRPVLDCHYKVTGGNWVSAEREYVFADNDWTRYAPLVQVIEVPGDHDSMVLNPNVVVMASELREVIAEALGLAQDWQHATAAE
- a CDS encoding glycosyltransferase family 2 protein, with the protein product MHTRLLVVLLNFRTPDMTLRAAEAALADMDQQGAELVIVDNASGDGSFDKLTSAVLARGWTVGNRVRVIASPVNGGFGAGNNVGIRAGMSDGAPADFVYILNSDAFPDPGCIGTLLSHMQAHPKVGIAGSHVRGEDGVDHCTAFRFPSIVGEFEGSARLGVFSRLFAGSVVPMGVPQVATRLDWTAGASMMLRGEMLERIGAFDETFFLYFEETDLCLRAARDGWECWYLPQSRVVHIGSVSTGMKTWERMPRYWFDSRRYYFVKNHGRAYAAAALLAHLTGGALHRLRALLGRRHPQDPPRFLGDLLAHAVTSRVPVSEDRT
- a CDS encoding MupA/Atu3671 family FMN-dependent luciferase-like monooxygenase, encoding MTASFNPAAFSCVILGDQSLTIACADMILAGGHNVAAIVTEDADVRRWAEGLGIAVYGAPRDLVGAGLDPFDWLLSIANLRIIPDDVLALPGKGAVNFHDGPLPRYAGLNTPAWAIINGEAQHGVSWHMLEGGVDEGDLLAQVLVDIAADETAFSLNSKCYAAGMESFGTVMAQVESGALARVAQDLSLRSYFARDARPVPFGLIDFTKTVAQVSALLRGLDFGGYWNPLGLPKVALQGRGMQVTAAEAAAGSGAPGTVLDVADGAIVVACTDGAVRLTGVGLQDVAIGDVLDAADAALEAAQDRAAKGEGRWRHALGRMELLGVPLGGDAGETLAQTVAIPAGTSRAEAIAAIGTMALLGAGQDAGDIGVAVETGFAGYLSDWLPLRVGDGDVAAQLDKIVGAQGFAVDLPERDTQIVAGRPDIMLTDGRLDDNSVLSIGVIEAEITLTSSQLSQPAMDILVARLETALAGTLEPRSLPEAERTLTLETWNNTKRSYDPSTLIHTAFEAQVSRSPDAVALVFEGQSLSYAELNARANRVAHVLRDMGAGPGIPIGLSIARGPDMLIGALGILKTGGAYVPLDPGYPADRIAHYIADSAAPIIVTQSALADGLPKGDAALLVLDTDARLDGAPEGNLDVALTAERLAYLIYTSGSTGTPKGVMVGHGNVANFFTGMDERIDHSDGSVWLAVTSLSFDISVLELFWTLSRGFKLVLAGDDSRTELSRGPIAVSDRKIDFNLFYWGNDDGVGPAKYQLLLEGAKFADANGFNAVWTPERHFHAFGGPYPNPSVTGAAVAAVTQNLDVRAGSCVAPLHHPARIAEEWAVIDNLTNGRVGLAIASGWQPDDFVLRPENAPPENKPAMYAAIDQLRALWRGEAVEFPTKDGTPFAVVTQPRPVSKELPIWVTTAGNPETWKEAGQIGANVLTHLLGQSVDEVADKIKIYHDALRGAGHDPADHKVTVMLHTYLAQTRQQAEDIARGPMKDYLRSAAGLIKQYAWAFPAFKKPKGVTNPFQVDLESLDEIEMEAILDFAFERYFNDSGLFGTIEDGVARTEQLKRIGVDEIACLIDYGISVPEVMAGLVPLAEVLRCANAGSQLEEDDYSLAAQLMRHKVSHLQCTPSMAQMLVTNDETRHALSGLREMMVGGEALPGVLVEALQLATRGRIQNMYGPTETTIWSTVQDVTKSKGAAHIGTPIANTQTYVLNDVLEPCAVGVAGELYIAGYGVTQGYWKREAMTAERFVANPFGPGKMYRTGDLVAWTVHGTLSFMGRADDQVKIRGHRIELGEIEAALAAQPGVTQAVVVARDAAGGAQLVGYVIAEAPVSEDALRRALSSTLPDIMLPARIVTIERFPLTPNKKIDRKALPAPQTKTARATAPSAPPADDTQRAIAEVWSRILGISQIQPADNFFALGGHSLLAVQAHRDIKAALGADRLSITDIFRFPTLEGLAAHMGKGSSAPAAVEEPAPDRSETMSKRKAMRAGRSRTGV